A single genomic interval of Trichosurus vulpecula isolate mTriVul1 chromosome 6, mTriVul1.pri, whole genome shotgun sequence harbors:
- the MRPS18C gene encoding 28S ribosomal protein S18c, mitochondrial isoform X1, with the protein MAAPLGALALGRMRLGNACIGHASRRVPTLTVLWRRCSQYKEVATDEDLPVPMENPYKEPNKKCILCGKTVDYKNVQLLSQFVSPFTGCIYGRHLTGLCGKKQKEITKAIKRAQIMGFMPVTYKDPAYLKDPKICNIKY; encoded by the exons ATGGCGGCCCCGCTGGGTGCTCTTGCTCTTGGGAGGATGCGTTTGGGAAATGCTTGCATTGGACACGCCAGCCGCCGGGTTCCGACTC TTACAGTACTTTGGAGAAGATGTTCCCAGTATAAAGAGGTGGCCACTGATGAAGACCTG CCAGTTCCAATGGAAAATCCCTACAAGGAACCaaacaaaaaatgtattttgtgtgGAAAAACTGTAGATTATAAGAATGTACAG CTTTTGTCCCAGTTTGTTTCTCCATTCACTGGATGCATTTATGGGAGACACTTAACAG GCTTATGTgggaaaaaacagaaagagattacaaaggCTATTAAGCGGGCTCAGATAATGG GATTTATGCCAGTTACTTACAAGGATCCTGCGTATCTGAAAGATCCCAAAATTTGTAACATCAAATACTGA
- the MRPS18C gene encoding 28S ribosomal protein S18c, mitochondrial isoform X2 codes for MAAPLGALALGRMRLGNACIGHASRRVPTLTVLWRRCSQYKEVATDEDLPVPMENPYKEPNKKCILCGKTVDYKNVQLLSQFVSPFTGCIYGRHLTGLCGKKQKEITKAIKRAQIMVLHCFLCKCSSSLTTSLLRNGS; via the exons ATGGCGGCCCCGCTGGGTGCTCTTGCTCTTGGGAGGATGCGTTTGGGAAATGCTTGCATTGGACACGCCAGCCGCCGGGTTCCGACTC TTACAGTACTTTGGAGAAGATGTTCCCAGTATAAAGAGGTGGCCACTGATGAAGACCTG CCAGTTCCAATGGAAAATCCCTACAAGGAACCaaacaaaaaatgtattttgtgtgGAAAAACTGTAGATTATAAGAATGTACAG CTTTTGTCCCAGTTTGTTTCTCCATTCACTGGATGCATTTATGGGAGACACTTAACAG GCTTATGTgggaaaaaacagaaagagattacaaaggCTATTAAGCGGGCTCAGATAATGG TTTTGCATTGCTTCCTTTGCAAGTGCTCATCTTCTCTGACCACTagtctattgaggaatggctcttaa
- the ABRAXAS1 gene encoding BRCA1-A complex subunit Abraxas 1 has protein sequence MEGERTSAMISGFVFGSLAFQHLNSNADTEGFLLGEVKGEAKNSITDSQLNDVEVVYTIDIQRYIPCYQLFSFYNSIGEVNEQELKKVIPCCKKNIIGWYKFRRNSDQVMTFRERILHKNLQKHLSNQELVFLLLTPSITTESCSTHRLDHALHRPQEGISHKVPLVVTNLGMSELQGYKTVLSSCMSAAFGRTVNAHRSEFFNEDGTLKEVQKISELYATIQEELKEICTQVLESEQLVEKLIKDINRLKEELASRKRAKILVSAIKSCDLETEENVLLCQALRTFFPSCGFLHSCIVCLKGRQISRNCCNTDHKLHLVSELTLMLESPDFSDDDETRYGVKRESLDLENQRPCKKARLLQIPNQSLKIDHENSDEEKELTSSIETDEDAEELKDNVEYPESPTF, from the exons ATGGAGGGCGAGAGGACGTCGGCGATGATCTCGGGGTTTGTGTTCGGCTCCCTCGCTTTCCAGCACCTGAACTCCAACGCCGACACG GAAGGTTTTCTCCTTGGGGAAGTGAAAGGTGAAGCCAAGAATAGCATTACAGACTCTCAGTTGAATGATGTTGAAGTTGTTTATACAATTG ACATACAAAGGTATATTCCATGCTATCAGCTTTTCAG CTTTTATAACTCAATAGGTGAAGTAAATGAGCAGGAGCTGAAGAAGGTCATCCCATGCTGCAAAAAG AACATTATTGGATGGTACAAATTCAGACGTAATTCAGACCAAGTGATGACATTTCGAGAGAGGATTCTCCacaaaaatttacaaaaacatCTTTCAAATCAGGAACTTGTTTTTCTGTTACTTACACCAAGCATAACCACAGAAAGCTGCTCCACCCATAGGTTGGATCATGCATTACATAGACCTCAGGAAGG CATTTCCCATAAAGTGCCTTTGGTGGTGACCAACTTAGGTATGTCAGAGCTGCAGGGATATAAGACTGTGTTGAGTTCCTGTATGTCTGCTGCCTTTGGCCGAACAGTCAATGCACATAG GTCAGAATTTTTTAATGAAGATGGAACTTTAAAAGAGGTGCAGAAGATAAGTGAACTATATGCCACTATACAAGAAGAATTAAAG GAAATATGCACTCAAGTATTAGAGAGTGAGCAATTagtagaaaaattaataaaggaTATAAATAGACTAAAAGAAGAACTTGCATCAAGGAAGAGAGCAAAGATTCTAGTATcag CAATAAAAAGCTGTGACCTGGAAACAGAAGAGAATGTTCTTCTCTGTCAAGCTCTACGGACATTTTTCCCAAGTTGTGGATTTCTTCATTCGTGTATTGTTTGTTTGAAAGGCAGGCAGATTTCTAGAAACTGCTGTAACACTGACCATAAACTCCATCTGGTGAGTGAATTAACTCTGATGCTAGAAAGCCCTGatttttcagatgatgatgaAACAAGATATGGAGTTAAGCGTGAATCTCTTGACTTAGAGAACCAAAGACCATGCAAGAAAGCGCGACTGTTACAAATTCCTAATCAGTCTCTTAAAATAGATCATGAAAACAGTGATGAGGAAAAAGAACTGACGAGCAGTATAGAAACAGATGAAGATGCGGAGGAATTGAAGGACAATGTTGAATATCCAGAGTCACCAACTTTCTGA